In Aspergillus fumigatus Af293 chromosome 4, whole genome shotgun sequence, one genomic interval encodes:
- a CDS encoding undecaprenyl diphosphate synthase family protein translates to MATSMHLSKLRNWFLASPPAEFIIAKLRELLIGALKQGPVPQHIAFVMDGNRRFARSHGIETVEGHNLGFEALARILEVCYKCGVKVVTIYAFSIENFKRSKFEVDALMDMAKVKLQQMAQHGDLLDRYGAKVRVLGRLDLLKPDVLDAVNRAVEMTSRNGERVLNICFPYTSRDEITGAIRDTVADYSKPLQSIRSNSSARTPFSEAQIALKIRAQAQSAKVEQDTISDNESTSVSSIPEEDPSDRSEGPDRVYEAGSGFSSSTTLHLGGHQDAANGKAPELGNASESGKIVFPSPDTITRQTLTDHMLTKGNPPLDLLVRTSGVERLSDFMLWQCDEDTEIVFLDVLWPEFDLWHFLPVLLSWQRRISKSKKNPDAEGNFDGDISENSDAELHSGGKVKGL, encoded by the exons ATGGCTACATCAATGCACCTATCGAAGCTCCGAAATTGGTTCCTCGCGTCTCCGCCGGCCGAGTTCATCATAGCCAAGCTGCGCGAGCTATTGATCGGAGCGCTCAAGCAAGGGCCGGTCCCACAGCACATTGCATTTGTTATGGACGGGAATCGGAGATTTGCAAGATCGCATGGCATTGAGACCGTGGAGGGGCATAATCTGGGATTCGAGGCTCTGGCAAGG ATCCTTGAAGTCTGCTACAAATGTGGTGTGAAAGTTGTGACCATATATGCGTTTAGCATCGAGAATTTCAAACGCTCCAAGTTCGAGGTGGATGCATTGATGGATATGGCCAAAGTGAAATTGCAACAGATGGCACAGCACGGAGATCTTTTGGATCGCTACGGAGCAAAGGTTCGAGTGCTGGGTCGGCTGGACTTGTTGAAGCCCGACGTCCTTGACGCGGTGAATCGAGCTGTGGAAATGACCAGCCGCAATGGTGAACGTGTCCTTAACATCTGTTTTCCATATACATCACGAGATGAAATCACCGGTGCTATTCGCGATACTGTCGCCGATTACTCAAAGCCCCTGCAATCCATCCGCTCAAACTCTTCCGCGCGAACACCATTCTCCGAGGCTCAAATTGCGCTCAAAATCCGTGCTCAAGCACAGAGTGCGAAGGTGGAACAAGATACAATTAGTGATAACGAATCTACCTCCGTGTCCTCCAtaccagaagaagatccaAGTGACAGAAGTGAAGGTCCAGACAGAGTCTACGAAGCGGGTTCCGGGTTCTCCTCCTCTACAACACTACATCTCGGTGGGCATCAAGACGCGGCGAATGGGAAGGCTCCAGAGCTAGGGAACGCATCGGAATCGGGAAAGATTGTCTTTCCATCACCAGACACCATCACCCGTCAGACACTAACAGATCATATGTTGACCAAGGGCAACCCCCCACTTGATCTGCTGGTCCGAACATCTGGAGTGGAACGTCTTAGTGACTTCATGCTCTGGCAGTGCGATGAGGACACCGAAATTGTCTTCCTGGATGTTCTGTGGCCCGAGTTTGATTTGTGGCATTTCCTGCCTGTCCTTCTCAGCTGGCAGAGGAGGATCTCTAAGTCGAAAAAGAACCCCGACGCTGAAGGAAACTTTGATGGTGACATCAGTGAAAATTCTGATGCCGAACTCCATTCCGGTGGAAAGGTCAAAGGCTTGTAA
- a CDS encoding putative glycerol-3-phosphate acyltransferase Sct1, which translates to MGKKQPYIPPLIGWLYDLVLWSFSVLIDLFFREVHPRGSWKIPRRGPLILVAAPHANQFVDSLILMRVLRNEAHRRISWLIAEKSFKRKFIGLLARGIGTVPVARAMDNVKPGVGTIYLPDPVNQPTLLRGVGTNFEGPEFEKEGTISLPTINGTSHSAAIAEIRGPEELVLKKPFKAKDALFQLTGRHDITDDGTFTGDGSAKDPDFQGSKFKVSPHVDQTAVYQAVFGRLNAGGCVGIFPEGGSHDRPNLLPLKAGVALMALGTLADNPDCGLKIVPCGMNYFHAHKFRSRAVIEFGNPIEVPREVVDQFKRGEKREAVGALLDTIYQGLVSVTVTSPDYETLMVIQAARRLYNTKGKNLPLPMVVELNRRLVKGYTHYKDDPRVIHLRKAVADYNKQLRLLGIRDHQVEYAKFSWIQVIATLIYRLGKLALLTIGTLPGLILFAPVFIATKYISKKKSQEALAASTVKLQGRDVMATWKLLVALAFAPAVYAFYTATFTWWAYYNRIQGLVPVWMPLWLIVPIGMILFPTITFAALRIGEVGMDIVKSLRPLVLSLNPSSANTLVKLRERRAALAQQVTEVINTLGPELFPDFDAARIVTDPFREDHRPAGKTGVDHSAVPEIRRTSATDTEVESPTREPLPRNESFHNLANIGFFSTRPSSRSRSRSGSFGGRPGSSGQQLKPLSQVTTKDGFEEVSSKIRDAMRERGERRRRRSEDGSWDMANSGPGTPSSEGSRKDL; encoded by the exons ATGGGGAAGAAACAACCATATATCCCCCCTCTAATTGGGTGGCTATATGATTTGGTCTTATGGTCATTCTCGGTGCTAATTGACCTGTTCTTCCGGGAAGTTCATCCTCGCGGTTCTTGGAAGATCCCCCGGAGGGGTCCGTTGATCCTCGTTGCAGCACCTCATGCGAATCAG TTTGTCGATTCGTTGATTCTGATGCGAGTGTTGCGTAACGAAGCCCACCGTCGCATTTCATGGCTCATTGCAGAGAAATCCTTCAAGCGCAAATTTATCGGATTGTTAGCTAGGGGAATAGGAACTGTCCCGGTGGCTCGAGCGATGGATAATGTGAAACCTGGTGTTGGAACTATATACCTGCCTGATCCTGTTAACCAGCCGACTCTTTTGCGAGGGGTGGGGACCAACTTTGAAGGGCCTGAGTTTGAAAAGGAAGGCACAATCTCTCTCCCTACCATCAATGGTACTTCGCACAGTGCTGCCATTGCTGAAATCCGCGGTCCAGAAGAATTGGTACTCAAGAAACCGTTCAAAGCCAAGGACGCACTTTTCCAGCTCACAGGGCGTCATGATATCACTGATGATGGAACATTCACCGGGGATGGCTCCGCCAAAGACCCCGACTTTCAAGGATCCAAGTTCAAAGTATCACCTCACGTCGATCAGACGGCGGTCTACCAAGCAGTATTCGGCAGACTCAACGCAGGTGGCTGTGTGGGTATCTTTCCAGAAGGTGGCAGCCATGACAGGCCGAATCTACTTCCCTTGAAAG CTGGTGTGGCATTGATGGCGCTGGGTACTCTGGCGGACAATCCGGACTGTGGCTTGAAAATCGTTCCATGCGGAATGAACTATTTCCACGCTCATAAATTCCGTTCAAGGGCCGTGATTGAGTTTGGTAACCCTATAGAGGTACCACGGGAGGTGGTTGATCAGTTCAAACGAGGTGAAAAAAGAGAAGCTGTCGGCGCACTGCTCGACACCATTTATCAGGGTCTTGTATCTGTAACTGTAACTAGTCCTGATTATGAGACTTTGATG GTGATTCAAGCCGCTCGTCGCCTATATAACACCAAGGGAAAGAACCTCCCGCTTCCTATGGTGGTCGAGCTCAACCGCCGCCTTGTCAAAGGTTATACCCACTATAAGGATGACCCTCGTGTTATACATCTCAGAAAGGCCGTTGCCGACTACAACAAGCAACTCCGTCTTCTAGGCATCCGTGATCATCAGGTAGAGTATGCGAAATTCTCGTGGATTCAGGTCATTGCTACCCTGATCTATCGTCTGGGCAAATTAGCTCTCCTGACCATCGGGACACTGCCTGGCTTGATTCTTTTCGCACCTGTTTTCATTGCAACGAAATacatctccaagaagaagtcgCAAGAAGCACTGGCCGCATCTACCGTGAAACTTCAAGGACGTGATGTCATGGCAACCTGGAAGCTACTCGTCGCCCTTGCTTTCGCCCCCGCAGTGTATGCATTCTACACTGCAACCTTCACCTGGTGGGCGTATTACAACCGTATCCAGGGGCTTGTTCCTGTGTGGATGCCTTTGTGGTTGATTGTGCCTATCGGGATGATCTTATTCCCAACCATTACTTTCGCAGCGCTTCGCATCGGCGAGGTGGGCATGGATATCGTGAAATCTCTGAGACCATTGGTGCTCTCTTTGAATCCTTCCTCAGCCAATACTCTTGTGAAGCTGCGCGAAAGACGCGCTGCACTTGCTCAGCAAGTCACTGAAGTCATAAATACCTTGGGCCCAGAGTTATTCCCAGACTTTGATGCTGCAAGGATCGTCACGGATCCCTTCCGTGAAGACCACCGACCAGCCGGAAAGACAGGAGTTGATCATTCAGCTGTGCCTGAAATCAGAAGAACTAGCGCAACAGATACGGAAGTGGAATCTCCAACACGGGAACCTCTTCCTCGCAATGAGTCGTTCCACAACCTTGCCAACATTGGCTTTTTCTCTACGAGACCTTCGAGCCGTTCTCGAAGCCGTAGTGGTTCGTTTGGAGGTCGACCTGGCTCCTCAGGGCAACAGTTGAAGCCACTGAGCCAGGTGACAACGAAAGACGGGTTTGAAGAAGTCAGCTCGAAGATTCGCGACGCTATGCGCGAACGAGGCGAACGCAGGCGCCGGAGAAGCGAGGATGGAAGCTGGGACATGGCCAACTCTGGTCCAGGCACGCCTTCGAGTGAAGGAAGCCGAAAAGATTTATAA
- the lys9 gene encoding saccharopine dehydrogenase (NADP+, L-glutamate-forming): protein MVKQIAGSKVLLLGSGFVTKPTVEVLTKADVHVTVACRTLESAQKLCQGFPNTKAIALDVNDAAALDKALEQADLAISLIPYTFHALVIKSAIRTKKHVVTTSYVSPAMMELDEECKKAGITVMNEIGLDPGIDHLYAVKTISEVHAEGGKITSFLSYCGGLPAPECSDNPLGYKFSWSSRGVLLALRNAAKFYQDGKEFSVAGPDLMATAKPYYIYPGYAFVAYPNRDSCPYRERYQIPEAQTVIRGTLRYQGFPEMIKVLVDIGFLSDEAKDFLNSPIPWKEATQKILGATSSDEKDLEWAIASKTTFTDNDSRNRLISGLRWIGLFSDEQITPRGNPLDTLCATLERKMQYGPGERDMVMLQHKFGIEHKDGSKETRTSTLVEYGDPNGYSAMAKTVGVPCGVAVKLVLDGTISQKGVLAPMTWDICEPLLKTLKEEYGIEMIEKTV, encoded by the exons ATGGTCAAGCAAATTGCTGGTTCCAAGGTCCTTCTTCTGGGCTCTGGCTTCG TCACCAAGCCCACTGTTGAGGTTCTCACCAAGGCTGATGTGCATGTCACTGTTG CCTGCCGAACCCTTGAGAGTGCCCAGAAGCTCTGCCAAGGTTTCCCCAACACCAAGGCTATTGCCCTCGATGTGAACGATGCCGCTGCTCTGGACAAGGCTCTCGAGCAGGCCGACCTTGCTATTTCCCTGATTCCTTACACCTTCCACGCCCTTGTTATCAAGTCTGCCATCCGCACAAAGAAGCATGTCGTCACCACCTCATATGTCTCCCCTGCCATGATGGAGTTGGACGAGGAATGCAAGAAGGCCGGCATCACAGTCATGAACGAGATTGGTCTGGACCCG GGCATCGACCACTTGTACGCTGTCAAGACCATCTCCGAGGTACACGCCGAGGGTGGTAAGATcacttctttcctctcctaCTGTGGTGGTCTCCCTGCCCCCGAGTGCTCCGACAACCCGTTGGGTTACAAGTTTTCGTGGTCCAGCCGCGgtgttcttcttgcccttcgcAACGCCGCCAAATTTTACCAGGACGGCAAGGAGTTCAGCGTGGCTGGGCCCGACCTCATGGCTACCGCCAAGCCCTATTACATCTACCCCGGCTACGCCTTCGTCGCCTACCCCAACCGTGACTCCTGCCCCTACCGCGAGCGGTACCAGATCCCCGAGGCCCAGACCGTCATCCGTGGTACTCTGCGCTACCAGGGCTTCCCCGAGATGATCAAGGTGCTGGTGGACATTGGTTTCCTCAGCGACGAGGCCAAGGACTTCCTCAACTCCCCCATCCCCTGGAAAGAGGCCACGCAGAAGATTCTCGGAGCCACCTCATCGGACGAGAAGGACCTGGAGTGGGCCATTGCCTCCAAGACCACCTTCACCGACAACGATTCGCGCAACCGCCTCATCTCCGGCCTTCGCTGGATCGGCCTCTTCTCCGACGAGCAGATCACCCCCCGCGGTAACCCCCTCGACACTCTCTGCGCCACTCTCGAGCGCAAGATGCAGTACGGCCCCGGCGAGCGGGACATGGTCATGCTGCAGCACAAGTTCGGTATCGAGCACAAGGACGGCTCCAAGGAGACTAGAACCAGCACCCTTGTTGAGTACGGTGATCCCAACGGTTACTCCGCCATGGCCAAGACCGTCGGTGTCCCCTGCGGAGTTGCGGTCAAGCTGGTCCTCGATGGCACCATCAGCCAGAAG GGTGTCCTTGCCCCTATGACCTGGGATATCTGCGAGCCTCTCCTCAAGACCCTCAAGGAGGAATACGGCATCGAGATGATTGAGAAGACCGTCTAA